DNA sequence from the Polyangia bacterium genome:
GGGTCGGCAGCTCGTCGCTGCCGCGCAAGAAAAACGTCAGGTCGTTGAGCGCCATCTCGGACAGGTTCATCCCCGCCGTCGAGCGCAGCTTGAGGCGCAGCGCCGCCCGCGCCCGCCGCGGCAGCTCGACGTCGCCCAGATCACCGACGTAGCCGGTGTACTCGGCGTGCACCAGCTCCAGCGGCCACAGCGTCACGTCGTGCGCGGTCCGGTATTCGCACGACGTCTGATCACCACGCCCAAGCATGCTGCGCATCGACGTCCCGCGCGGCACCTGATAGCCGAGGGCCAGTGCGCCCTCGCCCTGGTTGGGGAACATCTGCACCGTGGCCATCGACGGCGTCGGCGCCAGATAGTGGGGATAGATGATCTCCAGCAGGTGCTGCGAAAACCGGGGAAATTCCGCGTCGATTTTCAGGTGCACGCGGGCCGCCATGAAGGCGAACCCTTCCAGCAACCGCTCGACGTACGGGTCGGAGCATTCGAAGGTCTCGAGGCCCAGGCGCCCGGCCACCTTGGGAAACTCGCGGGCGAACTCGGCGCCCATCTCGCGCACGTATTGCAGCTCGCGGTTGTAGTACTGCAGAAGACGCGGATCCATCAGCGTCCCGCGCTGCCCAGGTCGGACACGTTCACGCCGCCGTTCTCAAGGTCGATCTCGGTGCGCAAAAACAGCCGCAGCGGCAGGGGCTGCGCCCACAGCTCGGCCTCGATGTCGAAGCACATGGCGTTGTGGTTCATCTTCTGTTCGTCGTTGAGCAGGACGATCTTCACCGTGTTCTTCAAGAGGCGCGGCTCGAAATCAAAGATCACCTTCGACAACAAACGCTCGAGGGCCCGCAGATCCACGCTGGACGCCGTGTGCCCGGCCAGATCGGGCATCCCGAAG
Encoded proteins:
- the tssE gene encoding type VI secretion system baseplate subunit TssE, which gives rise to MAELTQKERLQPSLLDRLTDEEPEARQESRDKRVLSPARLRECVRRDLTWLLNTTNLASLQNLSDYPEVAQSVVNFGMPDLAGHTASSVDLRALERLLSKVIFDFEPRLLKNTVKIVLLNDEQKMNHNAMCFDIEAELWAQPLPLRLFLRTEIDLENGGVNVSDLGSAGR